In a single window of the Candidatus Beckwithbacteria bacterium genome:
- a CDS encoding ATP-grasp domain-containing protein produces MKIAARFENLKEIKKLFPKDFPIIGVGVTAWPRVALAYLLPNFSILSYLETSDLEAIRKLCPVVSMEKNLGGIKIEKENTSTMLETEEAQNFFDSSGRNFPCSRVARWAHMIAREKLALSAPNLGLFVYKGTVRIDKIVEALNLKLMSTAGVIRNPLENKRIFREELVKAGIEPIQGESLKVKDLSERKWEEFKQQLGEKLVFQLADSVNGGGAGTFFIRNKQDFRKFRQIVREKEIKKDKDLEWVNVTKFIEGEAASIIGCVTRYGVVCGRVQKQIIDQPELGEIDGRAGVWQGHDWIVDFEEKAQKEAEDLCKKWGEHIYKKGYKGIFGLDVIVSPPLHKAAGGSIVPIECNARYTGAFPVLTMMQVEQGIMPFDVWHLAEWLGLDYEMDLEEVNKEYCQPMQGAQLVMHSLEAEEARVTKKMKAGVYRFGSTESSLRAHACPKGNMIARANPTHVCAKIQYVRDGFSLLDLKSKDEFVLADRVVEKGSLLKSRSRMGRLVFKRKVVDKNGRLLPEIREVIRQIIDKML; encoded by the coding sequence ATGAAAATAGCGGCGAGATTTGAGAATTTAAAAGAGATAAAGAAGTTGTTCCCGAAAGATTTTCCAATTATTGGCGTAGGAGTGACGGCGTGGCCGAGGGTGGCATTGGCTTATTTATTACCTAATTTTTCGATTTTGTCATATTTGGAAACCAGCGATTTAGAGGCAATCAGGAAACTTTGTCCGGTGGTGAGTATGGAGAAAAATTTAGGGGGAATTAAGATTGAAAAAGAAAATACCAGCACAATGCTGGAGACAGAAGAGGCGCAGAATTTTTTTGATTCGTCAGGACGAAATTTTCCGTGCTCACGCGTTGCCCGATGGGCGCACATGATTGCGCGCGAAAAATTAGCATTGTCTGCGCCGAATCTGGGCCTATTTGTTTACAAGGGGACGGTCAGGATAGATAAAATTGTGGAAGCTTTAAATTTAAAATTAATGTCGACAGCCGGGGTGATCAGAAATCCGTTGGAGAATAAGCGGATTTTCAGGGAAGAATTGGTAAAAGCCGGGATTGAACCAATTCAAGGAGAGTCCTTGAAGGTAAAAGATTTAAGCGAGAGAAAATGGGAAGAATTTAAACAGCAGTTAGGGGAGAAATTAGTGTTTCAGCTAGCGGACAGCGTTAATGGCGGCGGGGCAGGGACATTTTTTATCAGAAATAAGCAGGATTTTAGAAAGTTTAGACAGATAGTAAGAGAGAAAGAAATTAAAAAAGATAAAGATTTGGAATGGGTGAATGTGACGAAGTTTATTGAAGGCGAGGCGGCCAGCATTATTGGTTGCGTTACCCGCTACGGAGTGGTTTGCGGCCGGGTGCAAAAACAGATTATTGATCAGCCGGAACTGGGGGAAATTGACGGTCGGGCGGGGGTGTGGCAGGGGCATGACTGGATTGTGGATTTCGAGGAAAAAGCACAAAAAGAGGCCGAGGATTTATGTAAAAAATGGGGAGAGCATATTTATAAAAAAGGGTATAAAGGGATTTTTGGATTGGATGTTATAGTGAGTCCTCCTTTGCACAAGGCTGCGGGAGGTTCAATTGTTCCAATTGAATGTAATGCCAGATATACCGGGGCGTTTCCGGTGCTGACGATGATGCAGGTGGAGCAAGGTATAATGCCGTTTGATGTTTGGCATTTGGCGGAATGGCTGGGGTTGGATTATGAGATGGATTTGGAAGAAGTGAATAAAGAATATTGCCAGCCGATGCAAGGGGCACAATTAGTGATGCATAGTTTGGAGGCAGAAGAGGCGAGAGTGACGAAAAAAATGAAGGCGGGAGTATATAGATTTGGCTCGACAGAATCGTCTTTGCGTGCTCACGCGTGCCCGAAGGGCAACATGATTGCGCGCGCAAATCCGACTCATGTCTGCGCCAAAATTCAATACGTTCGTGACGGATTTAGTTTATTAGACTTGAAGAGCAAAGACGAGTTTGTGTTGGCGGATCGGGTGGTGGAAAAGGGAAGTTTGTTAAAATCCAGATCAAGAATGGGGCGGTTGGTATTTAAGCGCAAGGTGGTGGATAAAAATGGCAGATTATTGCCGGAAATTAGGGAGGTGATTCGGCAGATTATTGACAAAATGCTATAG
- a CDS encoding tRNA 2-thiouridine(34) synthase MnmA produces MKVAVGISGGVDSAVAAAFLKEQGYKVTGVFLECWNEPGCRTDEDRKDALAVALKLKIPFKVLDFKREYKQKVLDIFYREYKKGRTPNPDILCNQEIKFGMFLEWSLKNKFDYVATGHYAQVKFGSAYEILSCSRQRRAGTPEVSARKFTLTASTHLLRSVDEKKDQTYFLAMLKEEQLSRVMFPIGHLTKKQVRQEAKKRGLGVWNKKDSTGICFIGHDLNFRDFLKRKIKEHEGEVVRRLKINDKRLTNDEKNKYLVIGKHQGFEFYTIGQRFARPWFVIQKDIKRNRLIVGKKQDLAKKELEVEIWSWINKDVRDLINDERLECRIRHQGRLIPCKIIGKKVKLAKSEYGIAPGQMAVIYHGHECLGGGIIN; encoded by the coding sequence ATGAAAGTAGCGGTAGGAATTTCCGGAGGAGTAGACAGTGCGGTAGCGGCGGCGTTTCTTAAAGAACAAGGCTATAAAGTAACGGGAGTGTTTTTGGAATGTTGGAATGAACCGGGTTGCCGGACGGATGAAGACAGAAAAGACGCGTTAGCAGTGGCGTTAAAATTAAAAATTCCGTTTAAGGTGTTGGATTTTAAGAGAGAATACAAACAGAAAGTGCTGGATATTTTTTATCGGGAATATAAAAAGGGGAGAACGCCGAACCCGGATATTTTATGTAACCAGGAAATAAAATTTGGGATGTTTTTAGAATGGAGTTTGAAGAATAAATTTGATTATGTGGCGACGGGGCACTACGCTCAAGTGAAATTTGGCTCGGCATACGAAATTTTATCGTGCTCCCGCCAGAGGCGGGCAGGCACGCCAGAAGTTAGCGCGCGAAAATTTACATTGACTGCGTCGACTCACTTGCTCCGGTCGGTAGATGAGAAAAAAGATCAGACATATTTTCTGGCAATGCTGAAAGAAGAACAGTTAAGCCGGGTGATGTTTCCGATTGGACATCTGACGAAAAAACAAGTGAGGCAGGAGGCGAAAAAAAGAGGACTAGGGGTGTGGAATAAGAAAGACTCAACGGGCATTTGTTTTATTGGCCACGATTTAAATTTTCGGGATTTTCTGAAAAGAAAGATTAAAGAACACGAGGGGGAAGTAGTAAGAAGATTAAAGATTAACGATAAAAGATTAACGAATGATGAGAAAAATAAATATTTAGTGATCGGAAAACACCAGGGTTTTGAGTTTTATACCATTGGCCAGAGATTTGCCAGACCATGGTTTGTGATACAGAAAGATATAAAGCGAAATAGATTGATAGTGGGGAAAAAGCAAGATTTAGCTAAAAAAGAACTTGAGGTGGAGATATGGAGTTGGATAAATAAAGATGTCCGAGATCTGATTAATGATGAAAGATTAGAATGTAGGATTCGACATCAGGGAAGATTGATTCCTTGTAAGATTATCGGTAAAAAGGTGAAGTTGGCAAAAAGCGAGTACGGGATTGCCCCAGGCCAAATGGCGGTAATTTACCACGGCCATGAGTGTCTGGGCGGCGGAATAATAAACTGA